The Pirellulimonas nuda genome includes a region encoding these proteins:
- a CDS encoding HlyD family secretion protein encodes MARARSTEEEFAGQDSFLDVIANIVGILILLVMVVGVRASHHAASDGPAPAVAAGPTEAEIEAAFERARATLRENAQLAQKGAASQADVAFREAERDETVKFIAELEQAIAAEREQLGENQRRNFDQRRQLGDAQLELDRLARKQVAVASLATEVTTMESLPTPLAETVSGDEVHLRLAGGRVSIVPIEALLATAKRDMQDNLWRLQDRDEVEGWVGPIDGYRMVYGLQKGTVSIPGRGTGTMVRSVGFELQPQTEAMGVPVEDAIRRDSLLAAMLARRRPESTTVTVWTYSDSFDEFRTLKKQLFEWGYATAARPLPDGVLIGGSPSGSKSSAQ; translated from the coding sequence GTGGCACGCGCTAGGTCGACCGAAGAAGAGTTCGCAGGTCAGGACTCGTTCCTCGACGTCATCGCGAACATCGTCGGCATCCTCATCCTCTTGGTGATGGTGGTGGGGGTCCGCGCGTCGCACCACGCCGCATCGGACGGCCCCGCGCCGGCGGTTGCCGCCGGGCCGACCGAGGCCGAGATCGAAGCGGCCTTCGAGCGGGCCCGCGCCACGCTGCGCGAGAACGCGCAACTGGCGCAGAAGGGGGCCGCGTCGCAGGCCGACGTGGCGTTCCGCGAGGCAGAGCGGGACGAGACCGTCAAGTTCATCGCCGAGCTGGAACAAGCGATCGCCGCCGAACGCGAGCAGTTGGGAGAGAACCAGCGGCGCAACTTCGACCAACGCCGGCAGTTGGGCGACGCCCAGTTGGAGCTCGATCGGCTCGCACGCAAGCAGGTAGCGGTGGCGTCGCTCGCGACCGAGGTCACCACGATGGAGAGCCTCCCAACACCGCTCGCCGAAACCGTCAGCGGCGACGAGGTCCACCTCCGCCTGGCCGGGGGCCGGGTGTCCATTGTGCCGATCGAAGCGCTATTGGCCACCGCCAAACGCGACATGCAAGACAACCTGTGGCGTCTGCAGGACCGCGACGAGGTGGAGGGCTGGGTCGGCCCGATCGATGGGTACCGGATGGTCTACGGGCTGCAGAAGGGGACCGTGAGCATCCCGGGCCGCGGCACCGGCACGATGGTCCGCAGCGTCGGGTTCGAGCTGCAGCCGCAGACCGAAGCGATGGGCGTCCCCGTCGAAGACGCCATCCGCCGCGACTCGCTGCTGGCCGCGATGCTGGCGCGTCGCCGACCCGAGAGCACCACGGTGACCGTGTGGACCTACTCCGACAGCTTCGACGAGTTCCGCACGCTCAAGAAGCAGCTCTTCGAGTGGGGCTACGCCACGGCCGCCCGTCCTCTGCCGGACGGCGTGCTGATCGGGGGCTCGCCGAGCGGCAGCAAGAGCTCTGCGCAGTAG
- a CDS encoding putative immunity protein, protein MRDKYVRDQRFIAVHRGGPLGIVQHRLLAAWAADCAERVLPLFLAACPEDDRPGAAIATARGWSRGEVSVSQSQKAAVAAHAAARATTNKPAIAAARAAGHAVATAHMADHSLGPYYYALKGIAAAGGSVDGERAWLLQRLPAEVRELVVSGIHRRFGERQP, encoded by the coding sequence TTGAGAGATAAATACGTGCGCGACCAACGCTTCATTGCCGTCCACCGGGGCGGGCCGCTCGGGATCGTTCAGCACCGCCTGCTGGCCGCTTGGGCAGCTGACTGCGCCGAGCGGGTGCTGCCGCTGTTTCTGGCCGCTTGCCCAGAAGACGACCGGCCAGGCGCTGCCATCGCGACGGCCCGCGGGTGGTCTCGCGGCGAGGTCTCTGTCAGCCAATCCCAGAAGGCAGCGGTCGCCGCCCATGCCGCGGCCCGCGCCACGACCAACAAGCCGGCAATCGCAGCGGCGCGGGCCGCCGGCCACGCGGTTGCTACCGCCCACATGGCTGATCACTCATTGGGGCCGTACTACTACGCACTCAAGGGGATCGCAGCCGCGGGCGGGTCGGTCGACGGCGAGCGGGCCTGGCTGCTTCAGCGGCTGCCGGCGGAAGTGCGGGAGCTGGTGGTCTCGGGCATCCATAGGCGGTTTGGAGAGCGGCAGCCGTAG
- a CDS encoding signal peptidase II, giving the protein MSTDAPTPTRIPASRYVVFATLAAAGCAIDLATKHWAFAQPSLAGGAILWWIDGIAGVQRSLNEGALFGMGQGATPWFAALSALAAVAIPIWLFGLRVALDLWMTVALGLVMGGVLGNLYDRVGMPGLVWGVDWPHEPRHQIGEPIYAVRDWVLWQASDRWRWPNFNIADALLVVGAGMLVLRASFPGQEAAPESPSPNPQ; this is encoded by the coding sequence GTGAGCACGGACGCCCCGACCCCCACGCGCATCCCCGCCAGCCGGTACGTGGTGTTTGCCACGCTGGCCGCGGCCGGGTGCGCCATCGACCTAGCCACCAAGCACTGGGCCTTCGCTCAGCCGTCGCTGGCGGGTGGGGCCATCCTGTGGTGGATCGACGGCATCGCCGGCGTGCAGCGCAGCCTGAACGAAGGGGCGCTGTTCGGCATGGGCCAGGGCGCCACGCCTTGGTTTGCCGCGCTGAGCGCCTTGGCCGCCGTCGCGATCCCCATCTGGCTGTTCGGGCTGCGGGTGGCCCTCGACCTGTGGATGACCGTGGCGCTCGGCCTGGTGATGGGGGGCGTGCTGGGCAACCTGTACGACCGCGTCGGCATGCCGGGCCTGGTGTGGGGGGTCGACTGGCCGCACGAGCCGCGTCACCAGATCGGCGAACCGATCTACGCCGTGCGTGACTGGGTGCTGTGGCAGGCCAGCGACCGCTGGCGTTGGCCCAACTTCAACATCGCCGACGCGCTATTGGTGGTGGGCGCCGGCATGCTGGTGCTGCGGGCGAGCTTCCCTGGGCAAGAAGCAGCCCCCGAGTCGCCGAGCCCCAACCCCCAGTAA
- a CDS encoding TraR/DksA family transcriptional regulator, producing MKKADMLVYRERLNVLRARLMGDVTAMANAALGKGRMDGETSSMPIHMAELGSDNFEQEFTLSLAQTEGDTVSLIDQALQRVAAGEYGKCVECSGVIPKLRLNAIPYTPVCVKCAEALEGA from the coding sequence ATGAAGAAGGCTGACATGCTGGTGTATCGGGAGCGCCTGAACGTGCTGCGGGCCCGCCTGATGGGAGACGTAACCGCCATGGCCAACGCCGCCCTCGGCAAAGGCCGAATGGACGGCGAAACCTCCTCCATGCCCATCCACATGGCCGAGCTTGGCAGCGACAACTTCGAGCAAGAATTCACGCTCAGCCTGGCGCAGACAGAAGGCGACACCGTCTCGCTGATCGACCAGGCGTTGCAGCGGGTCGCGGCTGGCGAGTACGGCAAGTGCGTGGAGTGCAGCGGGGTGATCCCCAAGCTACGCCTGAACGCCATCCCCTACACGCCCGTGTGCGTCAAGTGCGCCGAAGCGCTCGAGGGCGCGTAA
- the thrC gene encoding threonine synthase has product MPTTAQPVTNQPTTGLAYQQCIMPRCGAQYSVDEVRTSCDACGSLLDIVYDWDALPVPKTLKWFESKWSRRNEPLCRSGVWRFHELLPFAPPEAVVTIGEGQTPLILTNGVADYIGLNHDRLYLEYEGMNPSGSFKDNGMTAAFTHAHMTGAQRAACASTGNTSASLALYCCSSKLMKAVIFIGSGKISYGKLSQALDYGALTVQIAGDFDDAMHRVQQISKQLGIYLVNSVNPFRLEGQKTIMFRVLESLNWEVPDWIVVPGGNLGNSSAFGKAFHELHQLGLIERMPRIAIINAAGANTLYELYENRGLRWNKGEPDTSIVNGYYAELDSEGRRADTIASAIEINRPVNLYKCLRALECTQGVVREVSEQEMLDAKAQVGANGMGCEPASAASVAGAKLLREEGVIGRDERVVCILTGHQLKDPTATVAYHTADQNEFNRVLGSRGVSRAAYANRAVQVENDLDAIVRAIQLNS; this is encoded by the coding sequence GTGCCTACGACCGCCCAGCCCGTCACCAACCAGCCGACCACCGGGCTGGCGTACCAGCAGTGCATCATGCCGCGGTGCGGCGCCCAGTACAGCGTCGACGAGGTCCGCACGAGCTGCGACGCCTGTGGCTCGCTGCTAGACATCGTGTACGACTGGGACGCGCTGCCCGTGCCCAAGACGCTCAAGTGGTTTGAGTCGAAGTGGTCACGCCGCAACGAGCCGCTGTGCCGCAGCGGCGTGTGGCGGTTCCACGAGCTGCTGCCGTTCGCCCCCCCCGAGGCGGTGGTCACCATCGGCGAGGGGCAGACCCCGCTGATCCTCACCAACGGGGTCGCCGACTACATCGGGCTGAACCACGACCGGCTGTACTTGGAGTACGAGGGGATGAACCCCTCGGGCAGCTTCAAGGACAACGGCATGACGGCCGCCTTCACGCACGCCCACATGACCGGCGCCCAGCGGGCCGCCTGCGCCTCGACCGGCAACACCAGCGCCTCGCTGGCGCTCTACTGCTGCAGCAGCAAGCTGATGAAGGCGGTCATCTTCATCGGCTCGGGCAAGATCAGCTACGGCAAACTGTCGCAGGCGCTCGACTACGGCGCGCTGACCGTGCAAATCGCCGGCGACTTCGACGACGCCATGCACCGCGTACAGCAGATCTCCAAGCAGCTTGGCATCTACCTGGTGAACAGCGTCAACCCGTTCCGGCTGGAAGGGCAGAAGACGATCATGTTCCGCGTGCTTGAGAGCCTGAACTGGGAGGTGCCGGACTGGATCGTGGTGCCGGGCGGGAACCTGGGCAACTCCAGCGCGTTCGGCAAGGCGTTCCACGAGCTGCACCAGTTGGGGCTGATCGAGCGGATGCCGCGGATCGCCATCATCAACGCCGCGGGCGCCAACACGCTGTACGAGCTGTACGAGAACCGCGGCCTCCGCTGGAACAAGGGGGAGCCCGACACGAGCATCGTCAACGGCTACTACGCCGAGCTGGACTCAGAAGGCAGGCGGGCCGACACCATCGCCAGCGCGATCGAGATCAACCGCCCCGTGAACCTGTACAAGTGCCTGCGGGCGCTCGAATGCACCCAGGGCGTGGTGCGTGAGGTGAGCGAGCAAGAGATGCTAGACGCCAAGGCCCAGGTGGGCGCCAACGGCATGGGCTGCGAGCCGGCCAGCGCCGCCAGCGTGGCGGGCGCCAAGCTGCTGCGGGAAGAGGGGGTGATCGGCCGCGACGAACGCGTGGTGTGCATCCTTACCGGCCACCAGCTCAAGGACCCCACGGCGACGGTGGCCTACCACACCGCCGACCAGAACGAGTTCAACCGCGTGCTAGGAAGCCGCGGCGTAAGCCGGGCCGCGTACGCCAACCGGGCCGTGCAAGTAGAGAACGATCTGGACGCGATCGTGCGGGCGATTCAGCTCAACAGCTGA
- the dapB gene encoding 4-hydroxy-tetrahydrodipicolinate reductase produces the protein MKPTTLAIHGAAGRMGQRLVALGHADPAVELVAAIESASSPNLGRDAGVLAGVGEIGVPLSADWPQSVGAVIDFSVPEAVDGVVARCLEHKFPLVIATTGFGETTRNAIEEAAGVIPVCWAPSMSLTVNIAMKLAEVAGRALADHPTGADVEIIERHHRFKEDSPSGTALGFGRVISDAMGQHQHTHGRHGRPGVRPHDEIGYHAVRTGDNPGEHTIVFGLLGETLELRVAATNRDCYASGALVAARWLQDKPAGLYDMQDVLGLRP, from the coding sequence GTGAAGCCCACCACCCTCGCCATCCACGGCGCCGCCGGTCGCATGGGTCAGCGGCTCGTGGCGCTCGGCCACGCCGACCCCGCGGTCGAGCTGGTCGCCGCGATCGAATCTGCCTCGAGCCCCAACCTCGGCCGCGACGCCGGCGTGCTGGCCGGCGTTGGAGAGATCGGCGTGCCGCTGTCGGCCGACTGGCCGCAGAGCGTCGGCGCGGTGATCGACTTCTCCGTCCCCGAGGCGGTCGACGGCGTGGTCGCGCGCTGCCTGGAGCACAAGTTCCCGCTGGTGATCGCCACCACCGGCTTCGGCGAGACCACCCGCAACGCCATCGAAGAAGCGGCCGGCGTGATCCCCGTCTGCTGGGCGCCCAGCATGAGCCTGACGGTGAACATCGCGATGAAGCTGGCCGAGGTGGCGGGCCGCGCGCTGGCCGACCACCCCACCGGGGCCGATGTCGAGATCATCGAGCGGCATCACCGCTTCAAGGAAGACTCCCCCAGCGGCACGGCGCTCGGCTTTGGCCGGGTGATCTCGGACGCCATGGGCCAGCACCAGCACACCCACGGCCGGCACGGCAGGCCCGGCGTGCGGCCCCACGACGAGATCGGCTACCACGCGGTGCGCACCGGCGACAACCCGGGCGAGCACACCATCGTCTTCGGCTTGCTGGGCGAGACGCTGGAGCTGCGCGTGGCGGCCACCAACCGCGACTGCTACGCGTCGGGCGCCCTGGTCGCCGCCCGCTGGCTGCAGGACAAGCCCGCGGGGCTGTACGACATGCAAGACGTTTTGGGGCTGCGCCCCTAG
- a CDS encoding MFS transporter: protein MPDPTPVQPPNPYDASQVAAGPPPAPSPTVGPPLAPSSTAAGLVLPPLMKDPSFWGMNATQFLGAFNDNLFKQTLLLLATPAAAAAAAGEGEDKQSLAMIVFAAAFLLLSGVAGWLADRTSKRTLIIASKVGEVAVMTLGLVGFLMWEQFGLAGMFVVLFLMGAQSAFFGPPKYGILPEMLHDRDLPRANGIFLMFTFLAIIFGTVVVTVFGASPDTAWRSSLFCIFIAVVGVGTSLLVRRVPVANPGAKLRPADLFISPEMIQLVRRDRELLLALLVTSSFWMLGGVVTQGVNALGKTQLDLKEWTSLLAAMLGVGIPIGCVVGGQLSRNSINPRVVTAGAVGMVVCLLLLAAPFGPQSHMLGFWGSIPVLIVLGFFTGMFVVPIQVSLQVRPPAADKGRMIGLMNQVNWLGILFGAVLYFVAIRFLEADNLPRCLIFLAPAAIMAPIALFYRPEELTLGD from the coding sequence ATGCCCGATCCAACGCCCGTCCAGCCGCCGAACCCCTACGATGCCTCCCAGGTGGCCGCGGGCCCGCCGCCGGCGCCTTCTCCCACCGTCGGCCCGCCGCTGGCGCCCTCGTCCACCGCCGCCGGGCTGGTGCTGCCGCCGCTGATGAAGGACCCCAGCTTCTGGGGGATGAACGCCACGCAGTTCCTGGGCGCCTTCAACGACAACCTGTTCAAGCAGACGCTGCTGCTGCTAGCGACCCCGGCCGCCGCGGCCGCCGCGGCCGGCGAGGGGGAAGACAAGCAGTCGCTGGCGATGATCGTGTTCGCGGCGGCGTTCTTGTTGCTCTCGGGCGTGGCCGGCTGGCTGGCGGACCGCACCAGCAAGCGGACGCTCATCATCGCCTCGAAGGTAGGCGAGGTCGCGGTGATGACCCTGGGCCTCGTCGGCTTCTTGATGTGGGAGCAGTTCGGGCTGGCCGGCATGTTTGTGGTGCTGTTCCTGATGGGCGCCCAGAGCGCGTTCTTTGGCCCCCCCAAGTACGGCATCCTGCCGGAGATGCTGCACGACCGCGACCTGCCCCGCGCCAACGGCATCTTCTTGATGTTCACCTTCTTGGCGATCATCTTCGGCACCGTGGTGGTGACCGTGTTTGGCGCGTCGCCCGACACCGCGTGGCGGTCGTCGCTGTTCTGCATCTTCATCGCCGTGGTCGGCGTGGGGACATCTCTGTTGGTGCGGCGTGTGCCGGTGGCCAACCCGGGCGCCAAGCTGCGCCCCGCCGACCTGTTCATCTCGCCCGAGATGATCCAACTGGTGCGGCGCGACCGCGAGCTGCTGCTGGCGCTGCTGGTGACCAGCAGCTTCTGGATGCTCGGCGGCGTGGTCACCCAGGGGGTGAACGCCCTGGGCAAGACGCAGCTCGACCTCAAGGAGTGGACCAGCCTGCTGGCCGCGATGCTGGGGGTCGGCATCCCGATCGGCTGCGTGGTGGGTGGGCAGCTCTCGCGCAACTCGATCAACCCACGCGTGGTGACCGCCGGCGCCGTGGGGATGGTGGTCTGCCTGCTGCTGCTGGCGGCGCCGTTCGGGCCGCAGTCTCACATGCTGGGGTTCTGGGGGAGCATCCCGGTATTGATCGTGCTGGGGTTCTTCACCGGCATGTTCGTGGTGCCGATCCAGGTGTCGCTGCAGGTCCGCCCGCCGGCCGCCGACAAGGGCCGCATGATCGGGCTGATGAACCAGGTGAACTGGCTGGGGATCTTGTTCGGGGCGGTGCTGTACTTCGTGGCCATCCGTTTCTTAGAGGCGGACAACCTGCCGCGGTGCCTGATCTTTCTCGCCCCCGCGGCGATCATGGCGCCCATCGCGCTGTTCTACCGCCCCGAAGAGCTCACGCTGGGAGACTAG
- the ppnP gene encoding pyrimidine/purine nucleoside phosphorylase — protein sequence MAFPEKLTSVAIKVAANVYFDGAVVSRSVELPDGAKKTLGFMQRGQYEFNTRQAELMDIVSGSVEVMIPGADGPIRAVGGESFHVPADVEFAITVNEPTDYVCSFLPD from the coding sequence ATGGCGTTTCCCGAAAAGCTTACGTCGGTCGCGATCAAGGTCGCCGCGAATGTTTATTTCGACGGCGCCGTGGTGAGCCGCAGCGTAGAGCTGCCCGACGGCGCCAAGAAGACGCTGGGGTTCATGCAGCGTGGGCAGTACGAGTTCAACACCCGCCAGGCCGAGCTGATGGACATCGTGTCCGGGTCGGTTGAGGTGATGATCCCGGGCGCCGACGGGCCGATCCGCGCGGTGGGGGGGGAATCGTTCCACGTGCCGGCCGACGTCGAGTTCGCGATCACGGTGAACGAGCCAACCGACTACGTCTGTTCGTTCCTGCCGGACTGA
- a CDS encoding heavy-metal-associated domain-containing protein, which produces MKLYPLVVLAALVGCSTSETLPTTTVDASPAAAPQVFNVANLPTVSISTPSMHCEVCAAGIEEVLAGASGVKDVKCDVDSHTVTLAVDESEFDKDAAIASLDKAGFSESVVQ; this is translated from the coding sequence ATGAAGCTTTATCCACTCGTCGTGCTGGCCGCTTTGGTTGGCTGCTCTACGTCTGAGACGCTGCCGACAACGACCGTCGACGCTTCGCCGGCCGCCGCGCCGCAGGTGTTCAACGTGGCGAACCTGCCGACCGTGTCGATCTCGACGCCGTCGATGCACTGCGAGGTGTGCGCCGCGGGGATCGAAGAGGTGCTGGCCGGCGCCTCCGGCGTGAAGGACGTGAAGTGCGACGTCGACTCGCACACCGTGACGCTGGCGGTCGACGAGTCGGAGTTCGACAAGGACGCGGCAATCGCCTCGCTCGACAAAGCGGGCTTCTCCGAGTCGGTCGTTCAGTAG
- a CDS encoding PfkB family carbohydrate kinase, whose protein sequence is MSLLVVGSVAIDNVQTPTARRDNLLGGSATHFSYAASFFTSVRLVGVVGEDWPAQHTRMLQDRGIDTSGLTQVAGGETFTWTGRYEPNMNDRETLDVQLNVFGTFDPELPADYREAQYVFLANGVPAVQRKVLSQTTQRKLAVADTMDLWITTQRDDLNALMNDLDGLVLNDSEAKLLTGTENLVAAGHAVREMGPRFVIIKKGEHGAMFFSEHETYVMPAYPTPKVIDPTGAGDSFAGGMMGYLTEQDRFDPETLKTAMAYGVLVASFNVEGFGLERLQEITRDDIEKRMRDYRQMLSF, encoded by the coding sequence ATGTCTCTGCTCGTCGTTGGATCGGTCGCGATCGATAACGTCCAAACCCCCACCGCCCGCCGCGACAACCTGCTGGGGGGTTCGGCCACGCACTTTTCGTACGCGGCCAGCTTCTTCACCAGCGTCCGGCTGGTGGGCGTGGTGGGCGAAGACTGGCCCGCCCAACACACCCGCATGCTGCAAGACCGCGGCATCGACACGTCGGGGCTCACCCAAGTCGCTGGCGGCGAGACGTTCACCTGGACCGGCCGCTACGAGCCGAACATGAACGACCGCGAGACGCTGGACGTGCAGCTAAACGTGTTCGGCACGTTCGACCCGGAGCTGCCCGCCGACTACCGCGAGGCGCAGTACGTGTTCCTGGCCAACGGCGTGCCGGCGGTGCAGCGGAAAGTGCTGTCGCAGACCACCCAGCGCAAGCTGGCGGTCGCCGACACGATGGACCTGTGGATCACCACCCAGCGCGACGACCTGAACGCGTTGATGAACGACCTGGACGGGCTAGTGCTCAACGACAGCGAGGCCAAGCTGCTCACCGGCACCGAGAACCTGGTGGCCGCGGGGCACGCGGTCCGCGAGATGGGGCCGCGGTTCGTGATCATCAAGAAGGGCGAACACGGCGCCATGTTCTTCAGCGAGCACGAAACCTACGTGATGCCCGCCTACCCCACGCCCAAGGTGATCGACCCCACCGGCGCCGGCGACAGCTTCGCCGGGGGCATGATGGGGTACCTGACGGAGCAGGACCGGTTCGACCCCGAGACGCTGAAGACCGCGATGGCGTACGGCGTGCTGGTCGCCAGCTTCAACGTCGAGGGATTCGGCCTGGAGCGGCTGCAAGAGATCACCCGCGACGACATCGAAAAGCGGATGCGCGACTACCGCCAGATGCTGAGTTTCTAG
- a CDS encoding GDSL-type esterase/lipase family protein yields the protein MTDAPVRVACVGASLTFGLGLPNRREQCYPAVMARLLEQFHRGGYNVRNFGYAGAAAMRASHEPYWKTVSYASATRFAPQLTLLCLGTNDAQVVNADKLGEFEADLAALAEHFAGLTDGGAVLLATPPPVFEPLPQIDIAALDQAVRPGVRRVAERLGVGLLDFYGPLRDRPELFPDNLHPDAEGAASLGRVAYEGVREWESRRRA from the coding sequence GTGACCGACGCCCCCGTACGCGTCGCCTGCGTCGGCGCCAGCCTGACGTTCGGCCTGGGGCTCCCGAACCGCCGCGAGCAGTGCTACCCGGCCGTGATGGCCCGGCTGCTGGAACAATTCCATCGTGGCGGCTACAACGTCCGCAACTTCGGCTACGCCGGCGCTGCGGCGATGCGCGCCAGCCACGAGCCGTACTGGAAGACGGTGTCGTACGCCTCGGCCACGCGGTTCGCGCCGCAGCTCACGCTGCTGTGCCTGGGGACGAACGACGCCCAGGTGGTAAACGCCGACAAGCTGGGGGAGTTTGAGGCAGATTTGGCGGCCCTGGCCGAGCATTTCGCGGGGCTGACCGACGGCGGGGCCGTGCTGCTGGCGACCCCACCGCCGGTGTTCGAGCCGCTGCCCCAGATCGACATCGCGGCCCTCGACCAAGCGGTCCGCCCCGGCGTCCGGCGGGTCGCGGAGCGGCTGGGCGTGGGGCTGCTCGACTTCTACGGGCCCCTACGCGACAGGCCGGAGCTGTTCCCAGACAACCTGCACCCGGACGCAGAAGGGGCGGCGAGCCTGGGGCGCGTGGCGTACGAGGGGGTGCGGGAGTGGGAATCGCGTCGACGGGCGTAG
- a CDS encoding DUF1559 domain-containing protein gives MTSLARLLTVRLVTAVAVLLGPMAMARAQESAGGSVTGVETRFVTPMTVAFAQLRPAQVMAAPIAQMLPIEVAEAAGQKFLGIDPKDIRLVTVVVEAPPGPAPPNYGVIFELENPFSPAKFAPELIGHTERAKLGERTYLKSRDPNLPSLYPIDTKTLLVGSEGMVKKLAKGEQAAEGSFVDDLKAHGGADDFFLALDLQALRPFVQMGVGAGGQQVPPQYRKYLQIPMLLRGAEASLNLSSGRVSGLVVRADDASSAEEVEKLVADGIAEARAQAEAPAQMLLASDDPIQQAFGKYSLRMNKQFYDGLSLTADGDTMTLISGNLAAGELGDANASALMQQQLVIVAVIGILIALLLPAVQAAREAARRSQSTNNMKQLMLALHNYHDVHNGFPPAAIFSDDGEPLLSWRVAILPFVEEQALYEQFHLDEPWDSEHNKQLIPLMPQTFLDPSSVLSPEEGRSCYAAVTGEGYLMSGGADGTGMRNITDGTSNTVALVEVSDEAAPVWTQPGDWTPDEDDPLAGLGSRHPQGFIVGFCDGSVHFMSQDIDLDTWLALLTIGGGEVVQVP, from the coding sequence ATGACTTCGCTCGCCCGCTTGCTTACTGTCCGCCTGGTTACCGCCGTGGCGGTGCTGCTTGGTCCGATGGCCATGGCGCGGGCTCAGGAGTCCGCGGGCGGCAGCGTTACTGGCGTCGAGACCCGTTTCGTGACGCCGATGACGGTCGCCTTCGCCCAGTTGCGGCCCGCCCAGGTGATGGCGGCGCCCATCGCCCAGATGCTGCCCATCGAGGTCGCCGAGGCGGCCGGGCAGAAGTTCCTGGGGATCGACCCGAAAGACATCCGGCTGGTGACGGTGGTGGTCGAGGCGCCCCCCGGCCCCGCGCCCCCCAACTACGGCGTCATCTTCGAGCTCGAGAACCCCTTCAGCCCAGCGAAGTTCGCCCCGGAGCTGATCGGGCACACCGAGCGCGCCAAGCTGGGGGAGCGGACCTACCTCAAGAGCCGCGACCCCAACCTGCCGAGCCTCTACCCGATCGACACCAAGACGCTGCTGGTCGGCTCCGAGGGGATGGTCAAGAAGCTCGCCAAGGGGGAACAAGCAGCCGAGGGCTCGTTTGTTGACGACCTCAAGGCGCACGGCGGCGCGGACGACTTCTTTTTGGCGCTCGACCTGCAAGCGCTGCGGCCGTTTGTGCAGATGGGGGTCGGCGCCGGCGGGCAGCAGGTGCCGCCCCAGTACCGCAAGTACCTGCAGATCCCGATGCTGCTCCGCGGCGCCGAGGCCAGCCTGAACCTCAGCAGCGGCCGCGTTAGCGGCCTGGTGGTGCGGGCCGACGACGCGTCTTCGGCAGAGGAGGTCGAGAAGCTGGTGGCCGACGGGATCGCCGAGGCCCGGGCCCAGGCCGAGGCGCCGGCTCAGATGCTGCTGGCCAGCGACGACCCCATCCAGCAGGCGTTTGGCAAGTACTCGCTGCGGATGAACAAGCAGTTTTATGATGGGCTGTCGCTCACCGCCGATGGCGACACCATGACCTTGATCTCGGGCAATCTGGCCGCCGGTGAACTGGGCGATGCGAACGCCTCGGCGCTGATGCAGCAGCAGCTAGTGATTGTCGCGGTGATCGGGATCCTGATCGCGCTGTTGCTGCCGGCAGTGCAGGCGGCCCGCGAAGCGGCCCGGAGATCGCAATCTACGAACAACATGAAGCAACTAATGCTCGCCCTGCACAACTACCACGACGTACACAACGGATTTCCGCCGGCGGCCATCTTCTCGGACGACGGCGAACCCCTGTTGAGCTGGCGGGTAGCGATTCTGCCCTTTGTCGAAGAGCAGGCGTTGTACGAGCAGTTCCACCTCGACGAGCCGTGGGACAGCGAGCACAACAAGCAGCTCATCCCGCTGATGCCACAAACGTTTCTGGACCCGAGCTCGGTGCTATCCCCCGAAGAAGGTCGGTCGTGCTATGCCGCGGTCACGGGCGAAGGCTATCTGATGAGCGGCGGAGCCGATGGAACCGGGATGCGCAACATTACGGACGGGACATCCAATACCGTCGCGCTGGTAGAAGTAAGCGACGAGGCTGCCCCGGTGTGGACCCAGCCCGGGGACTGGACCCCCGACGAAGACGACCCGCTGGCAGGGCTGGGGAGCCGCCACCCGCAGGGCTTCATCGTTGGGTTCTGTGACGGGTCCGTCCACTTCATGTCGCAGGACATCGACCTCGATACGTGGCTGGCGCTGCTCACCATCGGCGGCGGCGAGGTGGTGCAGGTCCCGTGA